The following is a genomic window from Miltoncostaea oceani.
AGCTCGCCGCCGACGCCGGCATCGGCGTCGACGGCGAGCCGGACCCCGTCGTCCGCGACGCCGCCCTCGTCCGCGAGCTCACCGAGCGGCAGAGGGCCGGCCTCGCGCGGGAGGGCCTCGAGCCGCTCTACCACGAGATCGAGCTGCCGACGACGCGGGTTCTCGCGGCGATGGAGCGCGTCGGCGTGAAGCTCGACGTCCCCCGTCTCGGGGAGATCGCCGCCCGGGTGCGCGACCGCGCCGACGAGCTGCGCGACCGGATCTGGGAGCTCGCCGGCGGCGAGTTCGTCATCGAGTCCCCCAAGCAGCTCGGCCAGGTGCTGTTCGAGCGGCTCGAGCTGCCGACCTTCCGCAAGGGCAAGACCGGCTGGAGCACCGACCGCAAGGTGCTGAAGCTCCTCGAGGACAAGCACCCGATCGTCCCGCTGATCGGGCAGTACCGGGAGCTCACCAAGCTCGACAACACCTACCTGTCGGCGCTGCCCGACCAGGTCGACGAGAACGGGCGCCTGCACACCACGTTCAACCAGACCGTGGCCGAGACCGGCCGGCTCTCGTCGACGAACCCCAACCTGCAGAACATCCCGGTCCGCACGACCATCGGCCGCGAGATCCGGGGGGCGTTCACCACCGACCCCGGCTGGGTCCTGGTGAGCTGCGACTACAGCCAGGTGGAGCTGCGGATCCTGGCCCACTGCTCCGGCGAGCCCGCCCTCGCCGACGCGTTCCGGCGGGGCGAGGACGTCCACCGCGCCACCGCGGCGGAGGTGTTCGGCATGGCGCCCGCCGACGTCGACCGCCAGACGCGGGACCGGGCGAAGGCCGTCAACTTCGGCATCGTCTACGGCATCAGCGACTTCGGGCTCTCGGAGCAGCTGGGCATCCCCCGCGCCGACGCCCGCAACTACATCGACGCGTACCTGGCGCGGTACCCGCGGGTGCGCAGCTTCATCGACACCACCATCGCCGCCGCCGCCCAGGACGGCTTCGTCACGACGCTGCTGGGACGCCGCCGGCCGATCCCGGAGCTGACGGGCGCGACCGTCCAGCAGCGCCAGCTCGGCGAGCGGCTCGCCGTCAACACGGTCATCCAGGGGACGGCCGCCGACATCATCAAGGTGGCGATGGTCGCGGCGCACGACGCCCTCGCCGCGGAGGGCCTGGAGGCGCGGCTGATCCTCCAGATCCACGACGAGCTGCTGCTGGAGGCGCCCGCCGGGGAGGCGGTGCGCGCCGCCGCCGTCGTGCGCGCGGCGATGGTCGGGGCGTACCCGCTCGACCCGCCGCTGTCCGTGGACGTCGGCACCGGGGAGACGTGGCTCGACGCGAAGTCGTAGGGGAGGGGGAGGACCCCTACCGGGTCCTGCAGGTCGACCCCGCCGCGTGCCCCGAGGTCATCACCGCCGCGTTCACCGTCCTGCGGGAGATGGTGCTCGGCGACGACTCCGACGACGCGCCCCGCCGCCTCGCCGCGCTCAACGCGGCGCACCGCACCCTGACGGACCCCCTCCGGCGCGCGGCGCACGACGCGCGGGGCCACCACGTCGCCCAGGTCAACATCGCCCTGCCGCGCGAGCCGCTCGACTCGGATCTGCTCGCCGACTTCGTCGCCGCGCTCGACCCGGTCAACGCCGTGGCCGACGGCAGCCCCGGGTTCGTGTGGCGCCTCCAGACCGAGGAGGGCGACGCCACGGCCGTGCGGGCCTTCGGCGACGACCGGCTGATCGTGAACATGTCGGTGTGGGAGTCCGTCGAGGCCCTCCGCGCCTTCACCTACGGCGCCGACCACCTCGCGGTGCTGCGCCGCCGCCGGGAGTGGTTCGCGCGCCTCGGGCAGCCCGAGACGGTGCTGTGGTGGGTGCCGGCCGGCACGGTCCCCACCGTCGCCGACGCCGAGGAACGCCTCGCCACGCTCCGCGCGCACGGGCCGGCCCCGCGGGCGTTCACGCTCCGCGAGGCCTTCCCGCCGCCCGGCGACTGAGGGGGCTCAGGCGGCGGTGGCGGCCACGCCGCGCCGCGCCGTGCGGCCGGCGAGGCCGCCCGTCGCCATCAGGGTGCCGAGGGCGAGCCAGTAGCCGCCGGCCAGCAGGCCGCCGCCGAGCATCGAGAGCGGCAGCAGGGCGACCCACGACAGGGGCAGCGCGACGGCCAGGGGGCGGGCGACGGCGCGACCACGGAACAGTGCGACGGCGACGGCGACCCAGCCGCCGAGCCACATCAGGTTCGTCACGGGCGCGGCGACGACGAACCACGCCGGGTCGGCGCCGTTGACGTTCGAGACGGTGCACGTGATCGCCAGCCCGACGAGGCCCGCGGTCGCGACCCGAGATCCGCGCCGGCCGAGCACCCCGCCGCGGCGTCCCAGGGCCAGGGTGGCGGGGATCACCAGGACCAGCACCACGGCGAGCCCGGTCAGCACGATGTGGTCGATCGGCCGGTCCACCAGCTCCCGGTCGAGGTCCTGGCGGATGGCGTACGTCGCGCCGAGGGCGGCCATGACGGCGCCGGCGGCGATGGCGATGCGACCGGCGACGCGGTCGGCGACCAGGCGTCCGAGGATCGTGGGTGCGGGCATCGTGGGCTCCTCTCGGGGGGGGTTGCCGGCGCGGTGTGCGCCGTCCACCGGAGCATCCGGCGCGGGCCGGCCGTGGCGCGTCGGCCGGCGGTCGCGGCGCGGTGGCGCGCGGGCGCGTCCGCGGGCCGACCCCGGTCGTGCGCCACGTGCGCCCGCGGGAGGCTCCGCATGCGACCGTGGTATGACGCGGGCCGCCGGGCGGCGCACCTACGATGTCGCGCATGACGCTCGCCGAGGACATCGCCCGCCGCCTGCGGGTGCCCCGCCCGGTCGACATGCTGATCGCGGGGGGCCTCCTGCTCTGGGCGCTCGCCGAGGCGCTGTTCGTCAACGGCCCCGGCACGCTGCCGACCCGCGTCGCCTTCGCGTTCGCGGTGACCGTCCCGCTGCTGTGGCGGCGCCGGGCGCCGCTACCGGTGCTCGCCCTGGTCTGCGGCCTGCTCGCCCTGCGCGCCGCCACCGCCGACGTCGCCGAGTTCGGCACCGCCCCCTTCCCGAGCATGCTCGTCGCGACGTTCTCCGTGGGTGCGCACATGGGCGCCGTGTGGCTCGCCGCGCCGGCGGTGCTGCTGCCGTTCGCGACGATGCTCCTCGCCACGCGGACGGACTTCTGGAGCACCGACCCCCAGCCGGGCGACGTCGCGATCCTCTCGTTCTTCATCGTCGCGGCGTGGGCCGCCGGCCGCCTCGTGCGGCACCGGTCGGCGCAGGCCGACGCCGCCCGCGCCGAGAGCGGGCTCCTCGCCCGCGAAGCCGTCGCCGCCGAGCGCGCCCGGGTGGCCCGGGAGCTGCACGACGTCGTCGCCCACTCCGTGTCGATCATCGCGGTGCAGGCGGGCGCCGCCGAGTCGCTCGTGGGGCGCGACCCCGACCGCGCCCGGGAGCACATCGCCTCCGTCCGCCGCACCGCCGCGGAGGCCCTGATCGAGATGCGCCGGCTGCTCGGCGTGCTGCGGGAGGACGAGGCCGTCTACGCGCCGCAGCCGACGCTCGGCGACCTGGAGCGCCTGGTGGGGGAGGTGCGGGCCGCCGGCGTCCCCGTCGAGTTGGCGCGGGAGGGCGACGACGCCGAGCCCCTGCCGGCCGGCATCGACCTCGCCGCGTACCGGATCGTGCAGGAGGCGCTGACCAACGTCCGCCGCCACGCGGGGGCGGCCCCCACCCGCGTCGTGGTGCGGCGGGCGCCGGGCGTCGTCGACGTGGAGGTGGTGAACGCGACGCCGAGCGGGCCGGGGGAGGGGCCGGGTGGCGGTCACGGGCTCGTCGGCATGCGCGAGCGGGTGCGGCTGTACGGCGGATCCCTCGACGCGGGGCCGCGGGAGGACGGCGGCTTCGGGGTCCGCGCCCGCCTGCCCGTGGGGGAGGCCGCGTGATCCGGATCGTCGTCGCCGACGACCACGCGCTGATCCGCGGGGGCCTCGCGGGGATGCTCGGCGCCGAGGACGACATCGAGGTGGTGGGGGAGGCGCCCGACGGCGCCGCCGCCGTCGACCTCGTCGTGCGCGAGCGCCCCGACGTCGTCGTCATGGACATCCGGATGCCGGTGATGGACGGCATCGCCGCCACGCGCCGGCTCGGTGAGCACGGCCTGGCGGCCCGGGTCCTGGTGCTGACGACGTTCGACCTCGACGAGTACGTCTACGAGGCCCTCCGCGCCGGGGCCGGGGGCTTCCTCCTGAAGGACGCCTCGCCGGCGCGCCTGGCCGAGGCGGTCCGCACCGTCGCCGCCGGGGAGGCGCTGTTCGCCCCGTCCGTGACGCGGCGCCTGGTGGAGCGCTTCGTGCGCCGCGCGCCGGCGCCGTCGGGGCTGCCGGAGGCGTTCGCGGGACTCACCGCCCGGGAGGTCGAGGTGGCCCGCCTCATCGCCCGCGGCCTGTCGAACGGCGAGATCGCCGGCCGGCTGTTCCTGAGCGAGGCGACGGTCAAGACCCACGTCGGCCGGGTGATGTCGAAGCTCGGCGTGCGGGACCGGGTCGGGACCGTGATCGCGGCGTACGAGGCGGGGCTCGTCGAGCCGGGGACCGGGGACGTGGCCGGGGAGGGCGCGCCCGCCTGATTCTCCGCTATCCTTCCGGTAATGGCGGCTTTACCCGCGGTGCACCCCCTCCAGCCCCGGTTCGCCCAGGCGATCACCGGCGTCCTCTGCCTCGAGGCCATCGCCTTCGCGACCCCCGCGGCGGTGGTGGTGGCGCTGGTGCTGGTCCTCCTGTCACTCGCGGGGCCGCGCTGGTCGCCGGTCGCGTGGGTGTTCCGGCGCATCGCGCCGCCCGCCACCGACCTGGAGCCGGCGGCGCCCGTGCGGTTCTCCCAGGCGCTCGCCGCCGGGTTCCTCACGCTGTCGCTCGTGCTGCTCGCCGCCGGGGCGGACCTCGCCGGCTGGATTGTCGCGGGGATGGTCGCGGCGCTGGCCCTGGTGTCCGCGATCAGCGGCCTCTGCGTCGGCTGCGAGGCGTACCGCCTGCTCCTCGCCCTGCGTCGCGGCGACGGGGAGGACGTCCGGGACGACCTCGGCCTCACCGGGCCCGGCCCGTGGCTCGTGGTGCTCACCGCCCCCGGCTGCGCGCGCTGCGAGCCCGTCGCCCGCGCGATGGAGCGCGCCGCCGGCGACCGCGAGGTGGTCCGCGTCGACCTGTCGCAGCGCCCGCGGGCCGCGAGCCT
Proteins encoded in this region:
- the polA gene encoding DNA polymerase I, with the translated sequence MPDTAAPPVTGPLLLIDGNSLAYRAFHALPDTIATAEGFPTNALYGLAAMMMKMLAEERPARVVVAWDPKGKTFRHEREPTYKANRSATPDLLREQQKHFRPLMEAFGFVNTEVPGYEADDVLGTLARRGEEQGIPVVILTGDRDAFQLVTDGVSVMATGRGVTDTTLYTPAAVLERYGIGPELMTDFRGMVGDPSDNLPGVPGIGEKGASQLLQKYGSLDAILDHASEQTPKRREALEIHAENARKTRDLAVIDCETPVELELDDVPPLDFGPERMAALREVFQRFEFGSLERRLGELADGAEPVAAPAAHTVAVTASEASPEDLAMRFAGAAGLSLALSEDAWAVAGEGPEVATGPLGEGVGAALARSLAGAAVACHDAKAVVRDTGDELRPVHDTMIAAYLLEPRRRGYPLEELAADAGIGVDGEPDPVVRDAALVRELTERQRAGLAREGLEPLYHEIELPTTRVLAAMERVGVKLDVPRLGEIAARVRDRADELRDRIWELAGGEFVIESPKQLGQVLFERLELPTFRKGKTGWSTDRKVLKLLEDKHPIVPLIGQYRELTKLDNTYLSALPDQVDENGRLHTTFNQTVAETGRLSSTNPNLQNIPVRTTIGREIRGAFTTDPGWVLVSCDYSQVELRILAHCSGEPALADAFRRGEDVHRATAAEVFGMAPADVDRQTRDRAKAVNFGIVYGISDFGLSEQLGIPRADARNYIDAYLARYPRVRSFIDTTIAAAAQDGFVTTLLGRRRPIPELTGATVQQRQLGERLAVNTVIQGTAADIIKVAMVAAHDALAAEGLEARLILQIHDELLLEAPAGEAVRAAAVVRAAMVGAYPLDPPLSVDVGTGETWLDAKS
- a CDS encoding DUF3291 domain-containing protein; its protein translation is MARREVVGEGEDPYRVLQVDPAACPEVITAAFTVLREMVLGDDSDDAPRRLAALNAAHRTLTDPLRRAAHDARGHHVAQVNIALPREPLDSDLLADFVAALDPVNAVADGSPGFVWRLQTEEGDATAVRAFGDDRLIVNMSVWESVEALRAFTYGADHLAVLRRRREWFARLGQPETVLWWVPAGTVPTVADAEERLATLRAHGPAPRAFTLREAFPPPGD
- a CDS encoding sensor histidine kinase; amino-acid sequence: MTLAEDIARRLRVPRPVDMLIAGGLLLWALAEALFVNGPGTLPTRVAFAFAVTVPLLWRRRAPLPVLALVCGLLALRAATADVAEFGTAPFPSMLVATFSVGAHMGAVWLAAPAVLLPFATMLLATRTDFWSTDPQPGDVAILSFFIVAAWAAGRLVRHRSAQADAARAESGLLAREAVAAERARVARELHDVVAHSVSIIAVQAGAAESLVGRDPDRAREHIASVRRTAAEALIEMRRLLGVLREDEAVYAPQPTLGDLERLVGEVRAAGVPVELAREGDDAEPLPAGIDLAAYRIVQEALTNVRRHAGAAPTRVVVRRAPGVVDVEVVNATPSGPGEGPGGGHGLVGMRERVRLYGGSLDAGPREDGGFGVRARLPVGEAA
- a CDS encoding response regulator — its product is MIRIVVADDHALIRGGLAGMLGAEDDIEVVGEAPDGAAAVDLVVRERPDVVVMDIRMPVMDGIAATRRLGEHGLAARVLVLTTFDLDEYVYEALRAGAGGFLLKDASPARLAEAVRTVAAGEALFAPSVTRRLVERFVRRAPAPSGLPEAFAGLTAREVEVARLIARGLSNGEIAGRLFLSEATVKTHVGRVMSKLGVRDRVGTVIAAYEAGLVEPGTGDVAGEGAPA
- a CDS encoding DUF4395 domain-containing protein; the protein is MAALPAVHPLQPRFAQAITGVLCLEAIAFATPAAVVVALVLVLLSLAGPRWSPVAWVFRRIAPPATDLEPAAPVRFSQALAAGFLTLSLVLLAAGADLAGWIVAGMVAALALVSAISGLCVGCEAYRLLLALRRGDGEDVRDDLGLTGPGPWLVVLTAPGCARCEPVARAMERAAGDREVVRVDLSQRPRAASLPVRSVPAALAVGRDGRLALARAGTLGSPEIAQVLAAV